The following proteins are co-located in the Mesorhizobium sp. M1E.F.Ca.ET.045.02.1.1 genome:
- a CDS encoding sugar ABC transporter substrate-binding protein, with protein sequence MTFRIRPAMLKIAAAAWLLGATGAMADTTLEFTQWWEPELPAGSLRKIMDDFEAANPGIKVTLVSGPYATTRDQISVGAATGTLSDVVGLDGAWVNNLNAQNALADMNPMMDASKFDKAQVADIIKVDGKAVMFPVASFVYPVFVNLDLAAQAGVTKLPSTRAEFLEAAKKMTHADKNQYGWVLPLSLQTPSGVQNDMMSWVWASGQSMMADGKPALEGKPVVDMLTFVKSLNDAGTISPGIATKTEQEKVEEFVNDRVGMMIDSLAHVNLIRKRNPKLNFDLIPVPVVENYNGKRGLPYASWGIGISAGSKHQEEAWKLVQYLMSEKVNAKLVSLANAFPGNVNAKPDFVTSDKAFSKAFEIFKTGYLANEFTGLPVAEDLMTQFDVEAQKMLTGEQSPEQAAAAAQKGWLAKF encoded by the coding sequence ATGACGTTTCGGATACGACCCGCGATGCTGAAAATAGCCGCGGCCGCATGGTTGCTTGGCGCAACCGGCGCCATGGCGGACACGACGCTGGAATTCACCCAGTGGTGGGAGCCAGAGCTGCCCGCAGGGTCCTTGCGGAAAATCATGGATGATTTCGAGGCTGCGAACCCCGGCATCAAGGTGACGCTGGTCAGCGGCCCGTACGCGACCACGCGAGACCAGATCTCGGTTGGCGCTGCAACCGGAACGCTTAGCGACGTGGTCGGTCTCGACGGCGCTTGGGTGAACAACCTGAACGCGCAGAATGCGCTGGCCGACATGAACCCGATGATGGATGCGAGCAAGTTCGACAAAGCCCAAGTCGCGGACATCATCAAGGTGGACGGCAAGGCGGTGATGTTTCCCGTGGCTTCGTTCGTCTATCCGGTCTTCGTGAATTTGGACCTCGCCGCCCAGGCGGGCGTCACCAAGCTGCCGTCGACCCGCGCTGAGTTCCTCGAAGCCGCCAAGAAGATGACCCATGCCGACAAGAACCAGTATGGCTGGGTGCTGCCGCTGTCGCTGCAAACGCCGTCCGGTGTCCAGAACGACATGATGTCGTGGGTCTGGGCATCGGGTCAATCCATGATGGCTGACGGCAAGCCCGCCCTCGAGGGCAAGCCGGTGGTGGATATGCTCACCTTCGTCAAATCGCTCAACGACGCGGGCACCATCTCGCCCGGCATCGCCACCAAGACCGAACAAGAAAAGGTCGAGGAGTTCGTCAACGACCGGGTCGGGATGATGATCGACTCGCTCGCGCATGTGAACCTCATCCGCAAACGCAATCCGAAGCTGAACTTCGACCTCATCCCGGTCCCGGTCGTGGAGAACTACAACGGCAAGCGCGGCCTTCCCTATGCCTCGTGGGGTATCGGCATCTCCGCGGGCTCGAAACATCAGGAAGAGGCCTGGAAACTCGTCCAATATCTGATGAGCGAGAAGGTGAACGCCAAGCTCGTGTCGCTTGCAAACGCCTTCCCGGGCAACGTCAACGCCAAGCCCGATTTCGTGACCTCGGACAAGGCATTCAGCAAGGCTTTCGAAATCTTCAAGACCGGTTATCTCGCCAACGAGTTCACGGGGCTGCCGGTGGCCGAAGACCTGATGACCCAGTTCGACGTAGAGGCCCAGAAGATGCTCACCGGCGAGCAATCTCCGGAACAGGCGGCCGCTGCCGCCCAGAAAGGCTGGCTGGCGAAATTCTGA
- a CDS encoding substrate-binding domain-containing protein, which yields MRIFNGLTLGAGLLATIISASAQAEEAKVAAIVKGLDNPFFQYMQKGIEEQAKADGVGVTVQAAANMGDATGQADKLTALAMQDFDCYLTNPISVSNLVQALVPVAQKKKPIVNIDSTIDPEQAKAAGFAVSTYIGTDNVAAGALAGEEMLKLVPKGSKVALIAGIVGDVGSNARIKGFKQAVEGKLEVAVMVSADWDREKALTAATDILQAHPDLAGFFAANDIMALGVERAVQTSGKEVKVIGLDGIVDALKSVAAGELSATVAQYPYVVGAMGVEACKAAAMGKELPANVPAPVLLINNDNAEASLKNFPRPGGDYPDPFREMLK from the coding sequence ATGCGCATCTTCAACGGCCTGACGCTTGGCGCGGGCCTGCTTGCCACCATTATCTCGGCATCGGCCCAGGCCGAGGAGGCAAAGGTCGCGGCGATCGTGAAGGGTCTCGACAATCCCTTCTTCCAGTACATGCAGAAGGGCATCGAGGAGCAGGCCAAGGCCGACGGCGTCGGCGTGACCGTGCAAGCCGCCGCCAATATGGGCGACGCGACCGGCCAGGCCGACAAGCTGACCGCGCTCGCCATGCAGGATTTCGACTGCTACCTCACCAACCCGATCAGCGTCTCCAATCTTGTGCAGGCGCTGGTGCCGGTCGCCCAGAAGAAGAAGCCGATCGTCAACATCGACAGCACGATCGATCCCGAACAGGCCAAGGCCGCCGGCTTCGCCGTTTCCACCTATATCGGCACCGACAATGTCGCCGCCGGCGCGCTGGCCGGCGAGGAAATGCTGAAGCTGGTGCCGAAGGGCTCGAAGGTCGCGCTGATTGCCGGTATCGTCGGCGACGTCGGCTCCAACGCCCGCATCAAGGGCTTCAAGCAGGCCGTCGAAGGCAAGCTCGAGGTGGCGGTGATGGTGAGCGCCGACTGGGATCGCGAGAAGGCGCTGACGGCGGCCACCGACATCTTGCAGGCGCATCCCGACCTCGCCGGCTTCTTCGCCGCCAACGACATCATGGCGCTCGGCGTCGAGCGCGCCGTGCAGACCTCCGGCAAGGAGGTCAAGGTGATCGGCCTCGACGGCATCGTCGACGCCCTGAAGTCGGTTGCCGCGGGCGAGCTTTCGGCCACCGTCGCCCAGTATCCTTACGTGGTCGGCGCAATGGGCGTCGAGGCCTGCAAGGCGGCCGCCATGGGCAAGGAGCTGCCCGCCAACGTGCCGGCACCGGTGCTCTTGATCAACAATGACAACGCCGAAGCCTCGCTGAAGAACTTCCCGCGGCCCGGCGGTGACTATCCCGACCCCTTCCGCGAGATGCTGAAGTGA
- a CDS encoding Gfo/Idh/MocA family oxidoreductase yields the protein MIHKKDRRLRVGVLGCGPIAQFAHLESCVKASNADLYAICDAAPDLLARMGATYEPQKIYGDYDEMLADPELEAVIVATSDAYHVPMSIKALEAGKHVLCEKPIGVSVEEGEKLAGAVKRSGKVLQVGHMKRFDPALEAARDFVRDEMGEILALKAWYCDSTHRYTNTDAVQPLPVTSKLARKPSGNPKADLRQYFMLAHGSHLVDTARFLCGEILAVRARLNERFGAYCWFVETEFANGALGHLDLTVAVRMDWHEGFQLYGENGSVIAKTFNPWYFRASEVDIFHEEDATSRKPLGADGHFFRRQLEGLADTVLDGAPQRGANVEDGLASIRAMVAIARSVESGERVELAGVTGAV from the coding sequence ATGATCCACAAGAAAGACCGTCGCCTTCGTGTCGGTGTGCTCGGCTGCGGGCCGATCGCGCAGTTCGCGCATCTGGAATCCTGCGTGAAGGCGAGCAATGCCGACCTCTACGCGATCTGCGATGCGGCGCCCGATCTCTTGGCGCGCATGGGCGCCACCTACGAACCGCAAAAAATATATGGCGACTATGACGAGATGCTCGCCGACCCCGAGCTGGAAGCTGTGATCGTCGCCACCTCGGACGCCTATCACGTGCCGATGTCGATCAAGGCGCTGGAAGCTGGCAAGCATGTGCTGTGCGAAAAGCCGATCGGCGTCTCCGTCGAGGAAGGCGAGAAGCTCGCCGGGGCGGTCAAGCGCTCGGGCAAGGTGCTGCAGGTCGGGCACATGAAGCGCTTCGACCCGGCGCTGGAAGCGGCGCGGGATTTCGTCCGCGACGAGATGGGCGAGATCCTGGCGCTGAAAGCCTGGTATTGCGATTCCACCCATCGCTACACCAACACCGATGCCGTGCAGCCGCTGCCCGTCACCAGTAAGCTGGCGAGGAAGCCATCCGGGAATCCAAAGGCGGACTTGAGGCAGTATTTCATGCTGGCGCATGGCTCGCATCTTGTCGATACGGCGCGCTTCCTCTGCGGCGAGATCCTTGCTGTTCGCGCGCGCCTCAACGAGCGCTTCGGCGCCTATTGCTGGTTTGTCGAGACCGAATTCGCCAATGGCGCGCTCGGCCATCTCGACCTCACCGTCGCGGTACGCATGGACTGGCACGAAGGCTTCCAGCTCTACGGCGAGAACGGCTCGGTGATCGCGAAAACCTTCAATCCCTGGTACTTCCGCGCCAGCGAGGTCGACATCTTCCACGAGGAGGACGCCACCTCGCGCAAGCCGCTCGGCGCCGACGGCCACTTCTTCCGCCGCCAGTTGGAAGGCCTCGCCGACACGGTGCTCGACGGCGCGCCGCAGCGCGGCGCCAATGTCGAAGACGGGCTCGCCTCGATCCGCGCCATGGTGGCGATCGCCCGCTCGGTCGAAAGCGGTGAGCGCGTGGAACTCGCCGGCGTGACGGGAGCGGTGTGA
- a CDS encoding sugar phosphate isomerase/epimerase: MQVGVFAKTFAGSEPNGVLAAVRDAGFAVTQFNLACAGLPSMPDAVPDEAIRIIDAAARASGVGLVALSGTYNMAHPDSRVRNDGLRQLAVVIETAAKLSIPLVTLCTGTRNAEDQWAHHPDNVDPSAWADMARKMEKALHLAERHGVDLGIEPEQANVVTSAADAMRLIAEMGSRRLRIVLDPANLFERANAEQARAIVTEAVERTAGHVSLAHAKDRFADGRFATAGQGVVDFIDFVARLKATGFDGPLVTHGLSAEEAPGVARFLKGLV, from the coding sequence ATGCAGGTCGGCGTGTTCGCCAAGACGTTTGCAGGCAGCGAACCGAACGGCGTGCTCGCCGCCGTGCGCGATGCCGGCTTCGCGGTCACCCAGTTCAACCTTGCCTGCGCCGGCCTGCCGTCGATGCCGGACGCGGTTCCGGACGAAGCGATCCGCATAATCGATGCCGCCGCCAGGGCTTCCGGCGTCGGCCTCGTCGCGCTGTCGGGCACCTACAACATGGCGCATCCCGACAGCAGGGTTCGCAACGACGGACTGCGGCAGCTGGCCGTCGTCATCGAGACGGCCGCCAAGCTATCGATCCCACTTGTCACGCTCTGCACCGGGACGCGCAATGCAGAAGACCAGTGGGCGCATCACCCCGACAATGTTGACCCGTCGGCCTGGGCCGACATGGCGCGCAAAATGGAAAAGGCGCTTCACCTTGCCGAGCGCCACGGCGTCGATCTCGGCATCGAGCCGGAGCAGGCCAACGTCGTCACCTCCGCGGCCGACGCGATGCGGCTGATCGCCGAGATGGGCTCCAGGCGCCTGCGCATCGTGCTCGATCCGGCAAACCTGTTCGAGCGGGCCAATGCCGAACAAGCGCGTGCGATCGTCACCGAAGCGGTCGAACGCACGGCGGGTCATGTCTCTCTGGCGCACGCGAAGGATCGTTTCGCCGACGGCCGCTTCGCCACGGCCGGACAGGGCGTCGTCGACTTCATCGACTTCGTCGCACGGCTGAAGGCCACAGGCTTCGACGGACCGCTGGTGACGCATGGGCTTTCGGCCGAGGAGGCGCCCGGCGTAGCGCGTTTTCTCAAGGGGCTGGTGTGA
- a CDS encoding ABC transporter permease: MSLPTDNAPAVPRAGATEESRPSLAALLLDPSFWADWASVVGLVGLVILFGITQPVFLSVANLQALLLAAAILVVLSIGQTFVVATSGVDLSLAAAVMLGAVILGLVHAAGWGVFAACMLAVAATGAIGLLNGVLITAGRIPDFVVTLGTLSGITGLGLIISGGEPAMVGSTFLLKLASGSFGPFGYPVWVAIAAVVVAHIALYHTRFGVHLLATGGQAESAAALGIRTGRVKIAAYTISGFCAGIAAILLVARIGSAEPQINTSLLLNSVAAVVLGGVSLFGGRASILGPAIGALMLTALVNGLTLLSVSAFYQPLAVGVIVVLAALIMRYQK, translated from the coding sequence GTGAGCCTTCCCACAGACAACGCGCCCGCTGTCCCACGGGCGGGCGCCACGGAGGAGAGCCGTCCCTCCCTTGCGGCTCTCCTCCTCGATCCTTCCTTCTGGGCCGACTGGGCGTCCGTCGTCGGCCTGGTCGGCCTCGTCATCCTGTTCGGCATCACCCAACCCGTCTTCCTCAGCGTCGCCAATCTGCAGGCGCTGCTGCTCGCGGCAGCGATCCTGGTCGTGCTGTCGATCGGCCAGACCTTCGTCGTCGCGACCTCCGGCGTCGACCTGTCGCTTGCAGCCGCCGTCATGCTGGGTGCCGTCATCCTCGGCCTGGTCCACGCCGCCGGCTGGGGCGTCTTCGCGGCCTGCATGCTCGCTGTCGCCGCCACCGGCGCGATCGGCCTGCTCAACGGTGTGCTAATCACCGCGGGACGCATTCCCGATTTCGTGGTGACGCTCGGCACGCTTTCCGGCATCACCGGCCTCGGCCTCATCATCTCCGGCGGCGAGCCGGCAATGGTCGGCTCGACCTTCCTGCTCAAGCTCGCCTCGGGCTCCTTCGGGCCGTTCGGCTATCCGGTCTGGGTGGCGATCGCGGCGGTCGTCGTCGCGCATATCGCGCTCTATCACACGCGTTTCGGCGTGCATCTCTTGGCAACCGGCGGCCAGGCCGAAAGCGCTGCCGCGCTGGGCATCCGCACCGGCAGGGTGAAGATCGCCGCCTATACGATCTCCGGCTTCTGCGCAGGCATCGCCGCGATCCTTCTGGTGGCGCGCATCGGATCGGCCGAACCACAGATCAACACCAGCCTTTTGTTGAACTCGGTGGCGGCCGTGGTGCTGGGCGGCGTCAGCCTGTTCGGCGGCCGCGCCAGCATCCTGGGGCCGGCGATCGGCGCGCTGATGCTGACGGCGCTGGTCAACGGGCTGACGCTGCTCAGCGTCTCGGCCTTCTACCAGCCGCTTGCCGTGGGCGTCATCGTGGTGCTGGCAGCGCTGATCATGCGGTATCAGAAATGA
- a CDS encoding sugar phosphate isomerase/epimerase encodes MNVKDLKVGCQTFTWEMLGDRFTGGPDDLVKAIAGGGYAGIEITDTMIGRYADRPSQFAAALKSAGLTLVSFAFGSKSGFTLKDKIGADLETAKRWIDFAAAFPGALVSMGSATVVSDGPRNDKFAIAAEVYNKAGEIGRKAGVQVAVHPSSHHNTLLFDRADYDRIFGLIDASLVGWVPDTGHILRGRQDMADTLTTYRDRIRYVHLKDVDAAGTWAMLGKGVCDTAKVIEIASAAPNFNGWLVLEEESETAAADPAIAVKTNRQTMSGYGA; translated from the coding sequence ATGAACGTGAAAGACCTCAAAGTCGGCTGCCAGACCTTCACCTGGGAAATGCTGGGAGACCGGTTCACCGGCGGCCCCGACGACCTCGTCAAGGCAATCGCCGGCGGCGGCTATGCCGGCATCGAGATCACCGACACGATGATCGGCCGCTACGCGGACCGGCCGTCGCAATTCGCCGCCGCGTTGAAGTCGGCCGGCCTGACGCTCGTGTCCTTTGCCTTTGGATCGAAGAGCGGCTTCACGCTGAAGGACAAGATCGGCGCCGACCTCGAGACCGCCAAGCGCTGGATCGACTTTGCCGCCGCCTTCCCCGGCGCGCTGGTGTCGATGGGCTCGGCGACGGTCGTGTCCGACGGCCCGCGCAATGACAAGTTCGCCATCGCGGCGGAAGTCTACAACAAGGCCGGCGAGATCGGACGCAAGGCCGGCGTCCAGGTCGCAGTGCATCCGAGCTCGCACCACAACACGCTGCTCTTCGACCGCGCCGATTACGACCGCATCTTCGGGCTGATCGACGCCTCGCTCGTCGGCTGGGTGCCGGACACCGGACACATTTTGCGCGGCCGTCAGGACATGGCCGACACGCTCACCACCTATCGCGACCGCATCCGTTACGTGCATCTGAAGGACGTCGATGCGGCCGGCACCTGGGCGATGCTCGGCAAGGGTGTCTGCGACACGGCGAAGGTGATCGAGATTGCCAGCGCCGCACCCAACTTCAACGGCTGGCTGGTGCTGGAAGAGGAGTCCGAGACGGCAGCAGCCGACCCGGCCATAGCGGTGAAGACCAACCGCCAGACGATGAGCGGCTACGGAGCTTGA
- a CDS encoding sugar ABC transporter permease, producing the protein MTRQKRSHHKLKRAIAPYLYLSPSLLIIGLLMLLPMVTVIGYSFQNSAVLRRDPSFAGLKHYQAIFDDPVFWASLWHTLYFTCMSVVFHMTIGMVFALMLNSDRINPRLRNILRVLYILPWLFTAVIIAVIWRLLLEPNGVVNSILMQMGIIGSKVEWFSSPETALHAVTFANIWAGYPLFMVSLLAGLQGIPKDFYEAADIDGAKAYQKLIFITIPQLMPIIISISLLDFIWTMQVFPLIWITTGGGPIYSTEVLSTYTYKLAFSSYNLSQASASAVVILLISLGLTLFYIRYQKAR; encoded by the coding sequence ATGACCCGGCAAAAGCGCTCCCACCACAAGCTGAAACGAGCGATCGCACCGTACCTCTATTTGTCGCCCTCGCTGCTCATTATCGGCCTTCTGATGCTCCTGCCGATGGTGACCGTGATAGGCTATTCCTTCCAGAACAGCGCGGTGCTGCGTCGTGACCCATCCTTTGCCGGACTGAAACACTACCAGGCGATCTTCGACGACCCGGTGTTCTGGGCCTCGCTGTGGCACACGCTCTACTTCACATGCATGAGTGTCGTTTTCCACATGACCATCGGCATGGTCTTCGCGCTCATGCTGAACAGCGACCGCATCAATCCGAGGCTGCGCAATATCCTGCGCGTGCTCTACATACTGCCCTGGCTGTTCACCGCGGTGATCATCGCGGTGATCTGGCGCCTGCTGCTTGAGCCGAACGGTGTCGTGAACAGCATTCTCATGCAGATGGGCATCATCGGTTCCAAGGTCGAGTGGTTCTCCTCGCCCGAGACCGCGCTGCACGCCGTCACCTTCGCCAATATCTGGGCGGGCTACCCGCTTTTCATGGTCAGCCTGCTCGCAGGCCTGCAGGGCATTCCCAAGGATTTCTACGAGGCCGCCGATATCGACGGGGCGAAGGCCTACCAGAAGCTGATCTTCATCACCATCCCGCAGCTGATGCCGATCATCATCAGCATCTCGCTGCTCGACTTCATCTGGACCATGCAGGTCTTCCCGTTGATCTGGATAACGACGGGCGGCGGCCCGATCTACTCGACCGAGGTGCTGAGCACCTACACCTACAAGCTGGCGTTTTCGAGCTACAACCTGTCGCAGGCGTCGGCGAGCGCCGTGGTCATCTTGTTGATCTCGCTCGGCCTTACGCTGTTCTACATCCGTTATCAAAAGGCTCGGTAG
- a CDS encoding ROK family protein: MSTLALAFDLGGTELRGALVKRSGDVVARVSEATLAGAGSEAVIGQIIALAGRLLKEHPQARVIGIGACAPGPLDPKAGIVIGPPTLAGWHNVPMIDILSRQFGLPVRLENDANAAALGEWRFGAGRGAASMVFVTVSTGIGGGVIADGHIYHGRRGLAAEIGHMTITGEGDRCFCGAVGCFEAVASGTALGRRATRLTSPGDGSLLRRLSKDGDVSARHVVEAARAGDAGARQLVEAEAKWLGIGFTNLLHLYSPEVIVMGGGLANGFDLLAPGIRATVEERAMQAYRDVPIVPAELGDRAGLVGAASLILWEGEPGTALAMVQNEET; this comes from the coding sequence ATGAGCACGCTCGCGCTTGCCTTCGATCTCGGCGGCACGGAGCTGCGCGGCGCGCTGGTCAAGCGCAGCGGCGATGTCGTCGCACGCGTCTCGGAAGCAACATTGGCGGGCGCGGGTTCGGAAGCGGTGATCGGCCAGATCATCGCGCTAGCGGGCAGGCTCCTCAAAGAGCATCCGCAGGCAAGGGTCATTGGCATCGGTGCTTGCGCGCCCGGCCCACTCGACCCCAAGGCGGGTATCGTCATCGGGCCGCCGACGCTCGCCGGCTGGCATAACGTGCCCATGATCGACATCTTGAGCCGTCAGTTCGGCCTGCCGGTGCGGCTGGAGAACGACGCCAACGCGGCGGCGCTGGGCGAATGGCGTTTCGGCGCCGGCCGGGGCGCCGCATCGATGGTCTTCGTCACCGTGTCGACCGGCATCGGCGGCGGCGTAATCGCCGACGGTCACATCTATCACGGCAGACGTGGGCTCGCGGCCGAGATCGGCCACATGACGATCACCGGCGAAGGCGACCGCTGCTTCTGCGGTGCCGTCGGCTGCTTCGAGGCGGTCGCCTCCGGCACCGCGCTCGGGCGCCGGGCGACGCGGCTCACCTCGCCGGGCGACGGCTCGCTGCTCCGGCGTCTTTCGAAGGATGGCGACGTTTCCGCCCGCCATGTCGTCGAGGCCGCGCGTGCCGGCGATGCCGGCGCCCGCCAATTGGTCGAGGCGGAGGCGAAGTGGCTCGGCATAGGCTTCACCAACCTGCTGCATCTCTATTCGCCCGAGGTGATCGTCATGGGCGGCGGGCTCGCCAACGGCTTCGATCTTCTGGCGCCGGGAATCAGGGCGACGGTCGAGGAGCGCGCCATGCAGGCATATCGCGACGTGCCGATCGTGCCGGCCGAGCTCGGCGACCGCGCCGGGCTGGTCGGCGCGGCCAGCCTGATCCTGTGGGAGGGCGAGCCCGGTACGGCGCTGGCGATGGTGCAGAATGAGGAGACGTAG
- a CDS encoding alpha/beta fold hydrolase, giving the protein MGTLLRDGATLRMTDTGKGLPVVFQHGLGGGEAQVAQTFPSGFRRITLECRGHGGSGLGERRPFSFEMFADDVLAAADQAGLDRFVAGGVSMGAGIALHLACRHPRRVAGLVLVRPAWTFSAAPQNMQPIAEVAGLILEHGTDTGRTIFARSETATRLYREAPNNLSSLLGYFDRSDAKAFAQVLANIATDGPGVAERDAAALDIPALVIGNEIDAVHPLSAAYTLAAAMPTAILAEITPKARDSARHFSDLHTQISTFLQSHSKVRSRIFS; this is encoded by the coding sequence ATGGGCACGCTGCTGCGCGACGGTGCCACGCTGCGTATGACCGACACGGGCAAAGGCCTGCCAGTCGTCTTCCAGCACGGGCTGGGCGGCGGCGAGGCGCAGGTCGCGCAGACTTTTCCCTCCGGCTTCCGCCGCATCACGCTGGAATGCCGCGGCCATGGCGGCTCCGGACTCGGCGAGCGGCGGCCATTCTCGTTCGAAATGTTCGCCGACGATGTTCTTGCCGCCGCCGACCAGGCCGGCCTCGACCGCTTCGTCGCCGGCGGCGTCTCGATGGGCGCGGGGATCGCGCTTCATCTCGCCTGCCGCCATCCGCGGCGCGTCGCCGGCCTCGTCCTGGTGCGTCCGGCATGGACGTTTTCCGCCGCGCCGCAAAACATGCAGCCGATAGCCGAGGTCGCCGGGCTCATCCTCGAACACGGGACCGACACGGGGCGGACGATCTTCGCGCGATCCGAGACCGCCACGCGGCTCTATCGCGAGGCGCCCAACAATCTTTCCTCGCTGCTCGGCTATTTCGACAGGTCCGACGCCAAGGCATTCGCGCAAGTGCTTGCCAATATCGCCACCGACGGACCGGGCGTTGCCGAACGCGACGCTGCGGCGCTCGACATTCCAGCACTGGTCATCGGCAACGAAATCGATGCCGTCCACCCGTTGTCGGCGGCCTATACGCTTGCGGCCGCGATGCCAACCGCAATCCTCGCCGAAATCACGCCGAAAGCGCGCGACAGCGCCAGGCACTTCAGCGACCTGCACACTCAGATCTCGACCTTCCTGCAATCCCATTCGAAAGTCCGGAGTCGCATTTTCTCATGA
- a CDS encoding carbohydrate ABC transporter permease, with protein sequence MRKRHTPKDRLITVALHAALAAGLFFAAFPIYWMLSSSFKSNTEIFALPPTILPKAFTLEAYAAILGDPVKLRFFFNSYFVAGAVTVLTVLIALLAAYGFSRFSFRGKGSLNTLIISTQTIPPITLLIPFFGLVVSYGIFDTYVALILTYLVFTLPYAILLMTGYLNTLPRDLDEAVAVDGGTSWTALWRVIVPISLPGIVATSVYTFLLCWNEFLFALTLTKSTSMRTVPIGIQLLMGQHAFEWNQMMAMSVLGSLPLLLIYLVAQRFFLAGMTAGSVK encoded by the coding sequence ATGAGGAAAAGGCACACGCCGAAAGACAGGCTGATCACCGTCGCGCTCCATGCAGCGCTTGCAGCGGGGCTCTTTTTTGCGGCCTTCCCGATTTACTGGATGCTGAGCAGCTCGTTCAAATCGAATACCGAAATCTTTGCCCTGCCGCCAACCATCCTGCCGAAGGCCTTCACGCTGGAGGCGTATGCAGCCATCCTTGGCGATCCGGTAAAGCTGCGCTTCTTCTTCAACAGCTACTTCGTGGCCGGAGCGGTGACCGTGCTGACGGTGCTGATCGCGTTGCTGGCGGCCTATGGGTTCAGCCGCTTCAGCTTCCGCGGCAAGGGCAGCCTGAACACACTCATCATCAGCACACAGACGATTCCGCCGATCACGCTTCTGATCCCCTTCTTCGGACTTGTCGTCTCCTACGGCATCTTCGACACCTACGTCGCGCTGATCCTGACTTACCTGGTGTTCACGCTGCCCTACGCGATCCTGCTGATGACGGGATATCTGAACACCTTGCCACGCGATCTCGATGAAGCGGTGGCTGTCGACGGCGGCACCAGTTGGACGGCGCTCTGGCGGGTGATCGTGCCGATCTCACTGCCTGGTATCGTGGCGACGTCGGTCTACACTTTCCTGTTGTGCTGGAACGAATTTCTCTTTGCGCTGACGCTGACGAAGTCAACCTCCATGCGCACCGTGCCGATCGGCATCCAGCTGTTAATGGGGCAGCACGCCTTCGAATGGAACCAGATGATGGCGATGAGCGTGCTCGGCTCGCTACCGCTCCTGCTCATCTACCTCGTTGCCCAGAGGTTCTTCCTCGCCGGCATGACAGCGGGCTCGGTCAAGTAG
- a CDS encoding ribulose-phosphate 3-epimerase produces the protein MTAKPLSGPAAIAALPRHRLIGEFSLWSADLANMERDLKRIEAHADLHHIDVADARFTPGFLFFPDMVARIAKLTAKPIHVHLMVEAEIVEAQTRQFIEAGADLVTIHAENGEAGLRAVKLAHELGAEAGVVLRLETPVSAIVPFLSEVAFVTLLGTSIGVKGQSLSEQACPRLIEARALIRQAGREAEIILAADGGIRHETVPLLRAAGADTVVLGSLAFGDPDLAQRMAWLHGLKAAA, from the coding sequence ATGACCGCCAAACCCCTCTCCGGCCCCGCCGCCATCGCCGCCCTGCCCCGCCACCGGCTCATCGGCGAATTCTCGCTGTGGTCGGCGGATCTCGCCAATATGGAGCGCGATCTGAAGCGGATCGAAGCCCATGCCGATCTGCATCACATCGACGTGGCGGATGCCCGCTTCACCCCGGGCTTCCTGTTCTTTCCCGACATGGTGGCGCGCATCGCGAAGCTGACGGCCAAGCCGATCCATGTGCACCTGATGGTCGAGGCCGAAATCGTCGAAGCGCAGACGCGCCAGTTCATCGAAGCCGGCGCCGACCTCGTGACCATCCACGCCGAAAACGGCGAGGCTGGCTTGCGCGCCGTCAAGCTGGCGCATGAGCTCGGCGCCGAGGCGGGCGTGGTGCTGCGGCTGGAGACGCCGGTCTCCGCCATCGTGCCCTTCCTTTCCGAGGTGGCCTTCGTGACGCTTCTCGGCACCTCGATCGGCGTCAAGGGGCAGAGCCTGTCCGAGCAGGCCTGCCCACGACTGATCGAGGCGCGCGCCCTGATCAGACAAGCCGGCCGCGAGGCCGAAATCATCCTCGCAGCCGATGGCGGCATCCGCCATGAGACGGTGCCGCTGCTGCGCGCCGCAGGCGCCGACACGGTGGTGCTGGGTTCGCTCGCCTTCGGCGATCCCGACCTCGCGCAGCGCATGGCCTGGCTGCACGGACTGAAGGCCGCCGCCTGA